From one Streptomyces sp. N50 genomic stretch:
- a CDS encoding fumarate reductase/succinate dehydrogenase flavoprotein subunit, translating to MSVVERQEWDVVVVGAGGAGLRAAIEARERGARTAVICKSLFGKAHTVMAEGGIAAAMANVNEHDNWQVHFRDTLRGGKFLNQWRMSELHAKEAPDRVWELETWGALFDRTKDGRISQRNFGGHEYPRLAHVGDRTGLELIRTLQQKIVSLQQEDFKETGDYESRLKVYQECTVTRVLKDGSRVSGVFAYERETGRFMVLEAPSVVIATGGIGKSFKVTSNSWEYTGDGHALALLAGAPLLNMEFVQFHPTGMVWPPSVKGILVTESVRGDGGVLRNSDGKRFMFDYIPDVFKEKYAESEAEGDRWYEDPDTNRRPPELLPRDEVARAINSEVKAGRGSPHGGVFLDVSTRMPAEVIRRRLPSMYHQFKELADVDITAEAMEVGPTCHYVMGGIAVDSDTAAARGVEGLFAAGEVAGGMHGSNRLGGNSLSDLLVFGRRAGWHAADHAADLADSRPLVDDTEVDLAAAEALRPFSAEGPEPGQENGRPPENPYTLHQELQQTMNDLVGIIRREGEMEQALEKLADLRVRARRAGVEGHRQFNPGWHLALDLRNMLLVSECVARAALERTESRGGHTREDHPGMNRDWRRINLICQLTHPNGGLAAADPVSGQISLTRETTEPIRADLLALFEKEELVKYLAEEELYE from the coding sequence ATGTCCGTGGTCGAGCGACAGGAGTGGGACGTCGTCGTGGTCGGTGCCGGTGGCGCCGGTCTGCGGGCCGCCATCGAGGCGCGCGAGCGCGGTGCCCGTACGGCGGTGATCTGCAAGTCGCTGTTCGGCAAGGCCCATACGGTGATGGCCGAGGGCGGCATCGCGGCGGCGATGGCCAACGTCAACGAGCACGACAACTGGCAGGTCCACTTCCGCGACACCCTGCGCGGCGGCAAGTTCCTCAACCAGTGGCGCATGTCCGAGCTGCACGCGAAGGAAGCACCGGACCGGGTATGGGAGTTGGAGACCTGGGGCGCCCTCTTCGACCGCACGAAGGACGGCAGGATCTCCCAGCGGAACTTCGGCGGCCACGAGTACCCGCGCCTCGCCCACGTCGGCGACCGCACGGGACTTGAGCTGATCCGCACGCTCCAGCAGAAGATCGTGTCGCTCCAGCAGGAGGACTTCAAGGAGACCGGCGACTACGAGTCCCGTCTGAAGGTCTATCAGGAGTGCACGGTCACAAGGGTGTTGAAAGACGGCAGCCGGGTTTCAGGCGTCTTCGCCTACGAGCGCGAGACCGGCCGCTTCATGGTCCTCGAAGCACCTTCCGTGGTGATCGCGACGGGCGGGATCGGTAAGTCCTTCAAGGTGACGTCGAATTCGTGGGAGTACACGGGCGACGGGCACGCACTGGCGCTGCTCGCCGGGGCGCCGTTGCTGAACATGGAGTTCGTGCAGTTCCACCCGACCGGCATGGTCTGGCCGCCGTCCGTGAAGGGCATCCTCGTCACCGAGTCGGTGCGCGGCGACGGCGGGGTGCTGCGCAACTCGGATGGCAAACGCTTCATGTTCGACTACATCCCCGACGTCTTCAAGGAGAAGTACGCCGAGTCGGAGGCCGAGGGCGACCGCTGGTACGAGGACCCCGACACCAACCGCCGTCCCCCCGAACTGCTCCCCCGCGACGAGGTCGCCCGGGCCATCAACTCCGAGGTGAAGGCGGGCCGCGGCTCACCGCACGGCGGGGTCTTCCTGGACGTGTCGACGCGGATGCCGGCGGAGGTCATCCGGCGCCGACTCCCGTCCATGTACCACCAGTTCAAGGAGTTGGCCGACGTCGACATCACCGCCGAGGCGATGGAGGTCGGGCCGACCTGTCACTACGTGATGGGCGGCATCGCGGTCGACTCGGACACCGCGGCGGCACGCGGAGTGGAGGGCCTGTTCGCGGCCGGTGAGGTGGCCGGCGGCATGCACGGCTCCAACCGGCTGGGCGGCAACTCCCTGTCCGACCTGCTGGTGTTCGGCCGCCGGGCGGGCTGGCACGCGGCGGACCACGCGGCCGACCTGGCGGACAGCCGCCCTCTCGTGGACGACACCGAGGTCGACCTGGCGGCGGCGGAGGCGCTGCGCCCGTTCTCGGCGGAGGGCCCGGAACCCGGGCAGGAGAACGGCCGCCCGCCCGAGAACCCGTACACCCTCCACCAGGAACTCCAGCAGACCATGAACGACCTCGTCGGCATCATCCGCCGCGAGGGCGAGATGGAACAGGCGCTGGAGAAGCTCGCCGATCTTCGAGTACGGGCCCGCCGTGCGGGAGTCGAGGGCCACCGGCAGTTCAATCCAGGCTGGCATCTCGCGCTGGACCTGCGGAACATGCTGCTGGTCAGCGAGTGCGTGGCCCGGGCCGCGCTGGAGCGCACCGAGTCGCGCGGCGGACACACCCGCGAGGACCACCCCGGCATGAACCGCGACTGGCGCCGCATCAACCTGATCTGCCAACTGACCCACCCCAACGGCGGGTTGGCGGCCGCGGACCCCGTGTCCGGCCAGATCAGCCTGACCCGCGAGACGACCGAACCCATCCGCGCCGACCTGCTCGCCCTCTTCGAGAAGGAAGAGCTGGTCAAGTACCTCGCCGAAGAGGAGCTCTACGAGTGA
- the typA gene encoding translational GTPase TypA — protein MATRHDIRNVAIVAHVDHGKTTLVDAMLKQAGAFAAHAAESLDDRMMDSNDLEREKGITILAKNTAVKYHPKDGGDVITINIIDTPGHADFGGEVERGLSMVDAVVLLVDASEGPLPQTRFVLRKALQQRLPVILCINKTDRPDSRIDEVVNETYDLFLDLDADEEQIEFPIVYACARDGVASLTKPENGTVPQDSDNLEPFFSTILSHVPAPQFDEAAPLQAHVTNLDADNFLGRIALLRVEQGELRKGQTVTWIKRDGTMSNVRITELLMTEALTRKPAEMAGPGDICAVAGIPDIMIGETLADPENPIALPLITVDEPAISMTIGTNTSPLVGRGGTGKGATAKAAVKDRKVTARQVKDRLDRELIGNVSLRVLDTERPDAWEVQGRGELALAILVEQMRREGFELTIGKPQVVTQQVEGKTYEPVERMTIDVPEEHMGAVTQLMGVRKGRMDNMSNHGSGWVRLEFVVPSRGLIGFRTEFLTGTRGTGIAHSIHEGHEPWFGVLTTRNNGSLVADRAGAVTAFAMTNLQERGVLFTDPGTEVYEGMIVGENSRADDMDVNITKEKKLTNMRSAAADSFEAIVPPRKLSLEQSLEFCRDDECVEVTPEAVRIRKVVLDQKERGRSASRAKHG, from the coding sequence ATGGCCACGCGCCACGACATCCGCAACGTCGCCATCGTCGCCCACGTCGACCACGGGAAGACGACCCTCGTCGACGCCATGCTGAAGCAGGCCGGTGCCTTCGCCGCGCACGCCGCCGAATCGCTCGACGACCGAATGATGGACTCGAACGATCTGGAACGTGAGAAGGGCATCACGATCCTGGCCAAGAACACGGCCGTGAAGTACCACCCGAAGGATGGCGGCGACGTCATCACCATCAACATCATCGACACCCCGGGCCACGCCGACTTCGGTGGCGAGGTCGAGCGCGGTCTGTCGATGGTGGACGCGGTGGTGCTGCTCGTCGACGCGTCCGAGGGCCCGCTGCCCCAGACCCGCTTCGTGCTGCGCAAGGCGCTCCAGCAGCGCCTGCCCGTCATCCTGTGCATCAACAAGACGGACCGCCCGGACTCCCGGATCGACGAGGTCGTCAACGAGACGTACGACCTGTTCCTGGACCTGGACGCGGACGAGGAGCAGATCGAGTTCCCCATCGTCTACGCGTGTGCGCGTGACGGCGTGGCCTCGCTGACCAAGCCCGAGAACGGCACCGTCCCGCAGGACAGCGACAACCTGGAGCCCTTCTTCTCCACGATCCTGTCGCACGTCCCGGCCCCGCAGTTCGACGAGGCCGCCCCCCTCCAGGCGCACGTCACCAACCTGGACGCGGACAACTTCCTCGGCCGTATCGCGCTGCTCCGCGTCGAGCAGGGCGAGCTGCGCAAGGGCCAGACCGTCACGTGGATCAAGCGCGACGGCACGATGTCCAACGTGCGCATCACCGAGCTGCTGATGACCGAGGCGCTCACCCGCAAGCCGGCCGAGATGGCGGGCCCCGGTGACATCTGCGCCGTGGCCGGCATCCCGGACATCATGATCGGCGAGACCCTCGCCGACCCCGAGAACCCGATCGCGCTGCCGCTCATCACGGTCGACGAGCCGGCGATCTCCATGACCATCGGTACGAACACCTCGCCGCTGGTCGGCCGCGGCGGCACCGGCAAGGGCGCCACCGCGAAGGCGGCCGTCAAGGACCGCAAGGTCACCGCCCGCCAGGTCAAGGACCGCCTGGACCGCGAGCTGATCGGTAACGTCTCGCTGCGCGTCCTCGACACCGAGCGTCCCGACGCCTGGGAGGTGCAGGGCCGCGGTGAGCTGGCGCTGGCCATCCTGGTCGAGCAGATGCGCCGCGAGGGCTTCGAGCTGACCATCGGCAAGCCGCAGGTCGTCACCCAGCAGGTCGAGGGCAAGACGTACGAGCCCGTCGAGCGCATGACGATCGACGTGCCCGAGGAGCACATGGGCGCGGTCACGCAGCTCATGGGTGTCCGCAAGGGCCGGATGGACAACATGTCCAACCACGGCTCGGGCTGGGTCCGCCTGGAGTTCGTCGTCCCGTCCCGCGGTCTCATCGGCTTCCGTACCGAGTTCCTGACCGGGACGCGCGGCACGGGCATCGCCCACTCCATCCACGAGGGCCACGAGCCGTGGTTCGGCGTGCTGACGACCCGTAACAACGGCTCGCTGGTCGCCGACCGCGCCGGTGCCGTCACCGCGTTCGCGATGACGAACCTCCAGGAGCGCGGTGTGCTGTTCACCGACCCCGGCACCGAGGTGTACGAGGGCATGATCGTCGGCGAGAACTCGCGCGCCGACGACATGGACGTGAACATCACCAAGGAGAAGAAGCTCACCAACATGCGCTCGGCCGCCGCCGACTCGTTCGAGGCGATCGTGCCGCCGCGCAAGCTCTCCCTGGAGCAGTCCCTGGAGTTCTGCCGCGACGACGAGTGCGTCGAGGTGACCCCGGAGGCCGTTCGCATCCGCAAGGTCGTCCTCGACCAGAAGGAGCGCGGCCGCTCCGCGAGCCGCGCCAAGCACGGCTGA
- a CDS encoding ABC transporter family substrate-binding protein, producing MSHDGVRLRAVMRSVAFLTAGALAVTTLAACSSEDESGKPLAGQDIAPVGRDLVADGGTLNWAVDDVPETLNTFQSDADDATTRVAQAVLPAMFRLDAQGRPQRDADFLESAKVVDTEPKQVVLYKLDQQAVWSDGREIGAADFAAQWRALSGKDSAYWTARNAGYDRIEKIERGANNLEVKVTFSRPYADWKALFSPLYPKDVMGTPDAFNDGARRKLKVTAGAFGLQKVDRKDKEIVLARNPHWWGRPAKLSEIVLHAVPLDKRAAALADGTVDLAEIDPADASRIVLAGRAKGTNTPLQGASSSSAAKDENKNESRQKKKLSKKERKALAKYLRQQDELRAFTVRRSLEPAYTQLALNGSEGPLRDERVRRAVARALDRTELAKVVLKPLGLPAVPVGSHLALSGQAAYADNSGALGDHDTAEAQALLADAGWVPGGPLKDKGEKAAGSEGKKGKKSDDEAESEGGSDGQYIVGEDNKDPQDHTKKHDKASGHGDEGSKHLADGKQYDGRKVKQGGAPGAYAPKGTAAPAGAKTGPLAKDGKPLTLRFVLPSGTGSESLGAVADSISRMLEKVGIRTEITKVSDDSYFKDHIASGQYDLALYSWPASAYPATDARPIFAKPVPAADGSLNVEQNYTRVGTDQVDQLFDQAASTLDQDESAALVRKADARIWAAAGSIPLYQRPQLTAARKTVVNAGSFGFQTPVYEDMGFLKKGAHPSASPTKD from the coding sequence ATGTCCCACGACGGCGTCAGACTGCGCGCGGTCATGCGCTCGGTCGCCTTCCTCACCGCGGGCGCGCTCGCGGTGACCACCCTCGCGGCGTGCAGTTCCGAGGACGAATCGGGCAAGCCGCTGGCCGGGCAGGACATCGCGCCGGTCGGCCGTGACCTGGTCGCCGACGGCGGCACCCTGAACTGGGCCGTCGACGACGTACCGGAGACCCTCAACACCTTCCAGTCGGACGCCGACGACGCCACCACCCGGGTCGCGCAGGCCGTGCTGCCCGCGATGTTCCGGCTCGACGCGCAGGGACGCCCGCAGCGTGACGCCGACTTCCTGGAGTCCGCGAAGGTCGTCGACACCGAGCCCAAGCAGGTCGTCCTCTACAAGCTGGACCAGCAGGCCGTGTGGAGCGACGGCCGCGAGATCGGCGCCGCCGACTTCGCCGCCCAGTGGCGCGCCCTGTCCGGCAAGGACTCCGCGTACTGGACCGCGCGCAACGCCGGTTACGACCGTATCGAGAAGATCGAGCGCGGCGCCAACAACCTCGAGGTCAAGGTCACCTTCAGCAGGCCGTACGCCGACTGGAAGGCGCTGTTCTCGCCGCTGTACCCCAAGGACGTCATGGGCACCCCGGACGCCTTCAACGATGGCGCGCGCCGCAAGCTGAAGGTCACCGCCGGGGCGTTCGGTCTGCAGAAGGTCGACCGCAAGGACAAGGAGATCGTCCTCGCGCGCAACCCGCACTGGTGGGGCCGGCCCGCGAAGCTCTCCGAGATCGTGCTGCACGCCGTACCGCTCGACAAGCGGGCCGCCGCGCTCGCCGACGGCACGGTCGACCTGGCCGAGATCGACCCCGCCGACGCGAGCCGGATCGTCCTCGCGGGCCGGGCCAAGGGCACGAACACCCCGCTCCAGGGAGCGAGTTCGAGCTCCGCGGCCAAGGACGAGAACAAGAACGAGAGCCGGCAGAAGAAGAAGCTCAGCAAGAAGGAGCGCAAGGCGCTCGCCAAGTACCTGCGCCAGCAGGACGAGTTGCGCGCCTTCACCGTCCGCCGCTCCCTTGAGCCCGCGTACACGCAGCTCGCGCTGAACGGCTCCGAAGGCCCCCTCCGCGACGAGCGCGTCCGGCGTGCGGTGGCCCGCGCGCTCGACCGCACCGAGCTGGCGAAGGTCGTCCTCAAGCCGCTCGGTCTGCCCGCCGTGCCGGTCGGCAGTCACCTCGCGCTCTCCGGCCAGGCCGCGTACGCCGACAACAGCGGCGCGCTCGGCGACCACGACACCGCGGAGGCGCAGGCGCTGCTCGCCGACGCGGGCTGGGTGCCCGGCGGACCGCTCAAGGACAAGGGCGAGAAGGCGGCCGGTTCCGAGGGCAAGAAGGGCAAGAAGTCCGACGACGAGGCCGAGTCCGAGGGCGGTTCCGACGGGCAGTACATCGTCGGCGAGGACAACAAGGACCCGCAGGACCACACCAAGAAGCACGACAAGGCATCCGGGCACGGGGACGAGGGGTCCAAGCACCTCGCCGACGGCAAGCAGTACGACGGCCGCAAGGTGAAGCAGGGCGGTGCGCCCGGCGCGTACGCCCCCAAGGGCACGGCCGCCCCGGCCGGCGCGAAGACCGGGCCGCTCGCCAAGGACGGCAAGCCGCTCACCCTCCGCTTCGTGCTCCCGTCCGGCACCGGTTCGGAGTCGCTGGGCGCGGTCGCCGACAGCATCTCCCGGATGCTGGAGAAGGTCGGCATCCGCACGGAGATCACCAAGGTCTCCGACGACAGCTACTTCAAGGACCACATCGCGTCCGGCCAGTACGACCTCGCCCTCTACTCCTGGCCCGCGTCCGCCTACCCGGCCACCGACGCCCGCCCGATCTTCGCCAAGCCGGTCCCGGCGGCTGACGGTTCGCTGAACGTCGAGCAGAACTACACCCGCGTCGGCACCGACCAGGTCGACCAGCTCTTCGACCAGGCCGCCTCGACCCTCGACCAGGACGAGTCCGCCGCCCTGGTCCGCAAGGCCGACGCCCGCATCTGGGCGGCGGCCGGCTCGATCCCCCTCTACCAGCGCCCCCAGCTCACGGCCGCCCGCAAAACCGTCGTCAACGCCGGCTCCTTCGGCTTCCAGACCCCGGTCTACGAGGACATGGGCTTCCTGAAGAAGGGCGCGCACCCCTCTGCGAGCCCGACCAAGGACTGA
- a CDS encoding succinate dehydrogenase/fumarate reductase iron-sulfur subunit translates to MSSYEARFKVWRGDVEGGGLEDYKVEVNDGEVILDIIHRIQATQASDLAVRWNCKAGKCGSCSAEINGRPRLMCMTRMSTFTREETITVTPLRAFPVVRDLVTDVGFNYQKAREVPAFVPPEGVGLGEYRMMQEDVDRSQEFRKCIECFLCQDTCHVVRDHEENKTAFAGPRFLMRVAELDMHPLDAAAESGLDRKKTAQDEHGLGYCNITKCCTEVCPEGIHITDNALIPLKERAVDRKYDPLVWLGSKIRRRSS, encoded by the coding sequence GTGAGCAGCTACGAGGCCCGCTTCAAGGTGTGGCGGGGGGACGTCGAGGGCGGCGGCCTGGAGGACTACAAGGTCGAGGTCAACGACGGCGAGGTGATCCTCGACATCATCCACCGCATCCAGGCCACCCAGGCCTCCGACCTCGCCGTGCGCTGGAACTGCAAGGCGGGCAAATGCGGTTCGTGCTCGGCGGAGATCAACGGCCGCCCCCGGCTGATGTGCATGACCCGCATGTCGACGTTCACCCGCGAGGAGACGATCACCGTCACACCGCTGCGCGCCTTCCCCGTCGTCCGCGACCTCGTCACGGACGTCGGCTTCAACTACCAGAAGGCCAGGGAGGTTCCGGCGTTCGTCCCGCCGGAGGGCGTGGGTCTCGGCGAGTACCGGATGATGCAGGAGGACGTCGACCGCTCGCAGGAGTTCCGCAAGTGCATCGAGTGCTTCCTGTGCCAGGACACCTGCCATGTCGTGCGCGACCACGAGGAGAACAAGACGGCGTTCGCCGGTCCCCGATTCCTCATGCGGGTCGCGGAGTTGGACATGCATCCGCTGGACGCGGCGGCCGAGAGCGGCCTCGACCGCAAGAAGACCGCCCAGGACGAACACGGCCTCGGCTACTGCAACATCACCAAGTGCTGCACCGAGGTCTGCCCCGAGGGCATCCACATCACGGACAACGCGCTGATCCCCTTGAAGGAAAGGGCAGTTGACCGCAAGTACGACCCGCTGGTGTGGCTGGGGTCGAAGATCAGGAGGCGTTCTTCCTAG
- a CDS encoding ABC transporter permease produces the protein MTSPIDIEGGGTSVVVDGEPGPQAEPEAKKMEGRSPGQLMWIRFKRDRTGVISAYVVAFFFLVGLLAPLISKLYGKDPYTVYADERPELFDSAGVPLQPNGGISSQFWFGLEPGNGYDVFTKLLYGIRTSLMISVCVTVATVLTGILLGVAAGFLGGKSDYFISRVIDFLLAFPAQLFFIASMPVVVSLFVSPTDETPTYVRVVALIAVQWFLGWMSLARILRGTSLALREREFIEAARVSGASSWRIISREILPNVVTPILVQSTYMLPGFVTAEAGLSYLGVGIVEPTPDWGQMFSKASTELVMSNDITYMFFPGISMIIFIVAFNLLGDSVRDAFDPKTAR, from the coding sequence GTGACAAGTCCTATCGACATTGAGGGCGGCGGAACCTCGGTCGTCGTCGACGGCGAACCAGGGCCGCAGGCGGAACCCGAGGCCAAGAAGATGGAGGGCCGGTCGCCCGGCCAGCTGATGTGGATCCGCTTCAAGCGCGACCGCACCGGCGTGATCTCGGCCTACGTCGTGGCCTTCTTCTTCCTCGTCGGGCTCCTCGCACCACTGATCTCCAAGCTGTACGGCAAGGACCCGTACACCGTGTACGCGGACGAACGCCCCGAGCTCTTCGACAGCGCGGGCGTCCCGCTGCAGCCCAACGGCGGGATCAGCAGCCAGTTCTGGTTCGGCCTCGAACCGGGCAACGGCTACGACGTGTTCACCAAGCTCCTCTACGGCATCCGCACCTCGCTGATGATCTCCGTCTGCGTGACGGTCGCGACCGTTCTCACCGGCATCCTGCTCGGCGTCGCGGCCGGCTTCCTCGGCGGCAAGTCCGACTACTTCATCAGCCGGGTCATCGACTTCCTGCTGGCCTTCCCCGCCCAGCTGTTCTTCATCGCGAGCATGCCCGTCGTGGTCTCCCTCTTCGTGAGCCCGACCGACGAGACGCCGACCTACGTCCGTGTCGTGGCGCTCATCGCGGTGCAGTGGTTCCTGGGCTGGATGAGCCTCGCCCGCATCCTGCGCGGCACCAGTCTGGCCCTGCGCGAACGGGAGTTCATCGAGGCGGCCCGGGTCAGCGGAGCCTCGTCCTGGCGGATCATCAGCAGAGAGATCCTGCCGAACGTGGTCACGCCGATCCTCGTGCAGTCCACGTACATGCTTCCCGGCTTCGTGACCGCCGAGGCCGGCCTGTCCTACCTGGGCGTGGGCATCGTCGAACCGACGCCGGACTGGGGACAGATGTTCTCCAAGGCGTCCACCGAACTCGTGATGTCGAACGACATCACCTACATGTTCTTCCCGGGTATCTCGATGATCATCTTCATCGTGGCCTTCAACCTGCTCGGGGACTCGGTCAGGGACGCCTTCGATCCCAAGACGGCACGCTGA